Proteins encoded within one genomic window of Prauserella marina:
- a CDS encoding PspC domain-containing protein, protein MTALTRSRSNRMIAGVCAGIAERYGWKTSTVRLVFVVSCLLPGPQFLLYLVLWLIIPKAGS, encoded by the coding sequence ATGACAGCGTTGACCCGTTCACGAAGCAACCGCATGATCGCCGGTGTCTGCGCCGGGATCGCCGAACGCTACGGCTGGAAGACGAGCACCGTGCGGCTGGTGTTCGTGGTGTCCTGCCTGCTCCCCGGACCGCAGTTCCTGCTGTACCTGGTGTTGTGGCTCATCATCCCGAAGGCTGGATCCTGA
- a CDS encoding glycosyltransferase family 39 protein, producing MTVRARRAEDPLPRFAVRGVGVVVVVQTAVLTALSGRYGFHRDELYFLAAGDRLAWGYVDQPPLTPVLVRLAAELFGATEPGVRVVSTVMAAATIALVALIARELGGAGAAQTFAAFTAAVSALVLVVGHMVSTTTVDLLLWLVVALLLIRLLRTGDQRWWLAVGAAVGVALLNKWLVLLLVFAVGLALLLVGPRSVLRGRLPVAGAGVALVIAAPALVWQARHGFPLLTVAGGISADDGTENRIMFVPLQIAYLSPVLVPVWIAGMVRLWRERGPRSPRALALAYPLLVAVLLVVGGKPYYSIPLLLVLLAAGAEPTVNWLDRGRKTARRIAVSLPAVLACAGSVVVALPVLPVAVLDGPVLAMNKEQGEQVGWPEFVATVAEVWRTIPADSKETATIFTANYGQAGAIEQHGSAHGLPVPYSGHMSYADWGPPPDRRDGPVVLVGAAPGGRVASAFTGCELAAVHHTPGGVGNDEDGTAIMLCAGTTRPWSSMWPSLRHFY from the coding sequence ATGACGGTGCGGGCGAGGCGAGCGGAAGACCCACTGCCGCGGTTCGCGGTGCGCGGAGTCGGCGTCGTCGTGGTGGTGCAGACCGCGGTGCTGACGGCGTTGTCCGGCCGCTACGGGTTCCACAGGGACGAGCTGTACTTCCTTGCCGCCGGTGACCGGCTCGCGTGGGGATACGTCGATCAGCCCCCGCTGACCCCGGTGCTGGTGAGGCTCGCGGCCGAGTTGTTCGGCGCGACCGAGCCGGGGGTCAGGGTGGTGTCGACCGTGATGGCGGCGGCCACCATCGCGCTCGTGGCGCTCATCGCGAGAGAACTCGGTGGCGCCGGGGCCGCGCAGACGTTCGCGGCGTTCACCGCGGCGGTTTCGGCGTTGGTGCTCGTCGTCGGGCACATGGTGTCGACGACGACGGTCGACCTGCTGTTGTGGCTGGTCGTCGCACTGCTGCTGATCCGGTTGCTGCGAACGGGCGACCAGCGGTGGTGGCTTGCGGTGGGGGCCGCGGTCGGCGTGGCGTTGCTGAACAAGTGGCTTGTGTTGCTGCTGGTGTTCGCGGTGGGACTCGCGCTTCTGCTCGTGGGCCCGCGATCGGTGTTGCGCGGCAGGCTCCCGGTCGCCGGAGCCGGTGTCGCCCTGGTGATCGCGGCTCCGGCCCTGGTGTGGCAGGCGCGGCACGGCTTCCCTCTGCTCACCGTCGCGGGCGGGATCAGCGCCGACGACGGTACCGAGAACCGGATCATGTTCGTACCGCTGCAAATCGCCTATCTTTCGCCGGTTCTGGTCCCGGTGTGGATCGCGGGCATGGTGCGGTTGTGGCGGGAGCGGGGCCCGCGGTCGCCGCGAGCGCTGGCGTTGGCTTACCCGCTGCTGGTGGCAGTCCTGCTCGTGGTGGGAGGCAAGCCGTACTACTCGATCCCGTTGTTGCTGGTGTTGCTCGCCGCCGGAGCCGAGCCGACGGTGAACTGGCTGGATCGCGGGCGAAAGACGGCGCGCCGGATCGCCGTCTCCCTGCCCGCCGTGCTCGCGTGTGCCGGATCGGTTGTCGTGGCACTGCCGGTGCTGCCGGTCGCGGTACTCGACGGCCCCGTGCTCGCGATGAACAAGGAACAGGGGGAGCAGGTGGGCTGGCCCGAGTTCGTCGCGACGGTGGCGGAGGTGTGGCGGACGATCCCCGCCGACAGCAAGGAAACGGCGACGATATTCACCGCCAACTACGGTCAGGCCGGTGCGATCGAACAACACGGTTCCGCGCACGGACTGCCGGTGCCCTATTCCGGTCATATGTCCTATGCGGACTGGGGCCCTCCTCCTGACCGGCGGGACGGCCCGGTCGTGCTGGTCGGTGCCGCGCCGGGCGGTCGCGTGGCGAGCGCCTTCACCGGCTGTGAACTCGCCGCCGTCCACCACACTCCCGGCGGGGTCGGCAACGACGAGGACGGCACCGCCATCATGCTGTGCGCGGGAACCACCCGGCCGTGGTCGAGTATGTGGCCCTCACTGCGGCACTTCTACTGA
- a CDS encoding DMT family transporter — protein sequence MAWLALILSGLFETVWAAALSVSRGFTRLGPTIVFGVALIISMGGLAYALRTIPVGTGYAIWVGIGAIGTAIYGMVAMNDPVSAARITCLVLIVGGVVGLKFLH from the coding sequence ATGGCTTGGCTGGCTTTGATTCTGTCCGGTCTCTTCGAAACCGTGTGGGCCGCCGCGTTGAGTGTTTCGCGCGGGTTCACCAGACTCGGACCGACCATTGTGTTCGGTGTGGCGCTGATCATCAGTATGGGTGGCCTCGCCTACGCGCTGCGCACCATTCCGGTGGGCACCGGCTACGCCATCTGGGTCGGCATCGGCGCGATCGGCACCGCCATCTACGGCATGGTCGCCATGAACGACCCGGTGTCGGCCGCCCGCATCACCTGTCTGGTGCTGATCGTCGGTGGCGTGGTCGGCCTCAAGTTCCTGCACTAA
- a CDS encoding AfsR/SARP family transcriptional regulator — MGERTDDARASAESLAFGVLGPFTVRRAGKRVVLPSGQTPQLLAVLVLNQGSLVSHELLSEVLWDEDPPASARKLIQVRLSQLRRLLGEGAELVGGRQGYRLEIPSAEVDLHEFRRLVADAELVPPEAAEPLLHNALRLWRGVALDELSGTVRGARIVAGLEEERLAAVSAHAEAALATGRCPGLVTDLASIVAEYPLRERLRAHLMRALHRAGRQAEALAAFEEGRVLLAEELGLDPGKELREAHAEILEGDSALAHPEVARPATAGAVPSVPRQLPGAPAHFVGRQAESAALISAATGAGDGPALVAVHGQGGQGKSALVLHVAQQLADSFPDGQLYVDLLGSTPGASPLAAEDVLRRFLRSFGVPAHAVPQDPTESSAMFRSAIAGKKVLVVLDNAVDSAQVVPLLPAGPGTAVLVTSRRILATLDSLSVALEPLATADAVALFASHLDRALTQRERGAAKRVAEVCGHLPLAVRIAAARLRGRPDWTVTHLLDRLADQRRRLDELDFDNLAVRSSMELSYRDLDDGAARAFRLLGLLPLPYVSLPVAAALLGHEPDTADTLLEPLVSARLIEVAAPGRYRLHDLVRLFALERAERHESKAERDTAVSRVLDHYQVRLNEAHTRLRPHNRSAEDGEAPPDHDDSPGIADYVRWISDEIDNLVAAARMAAGVAELAPRALSIAHQLRLYLWAQEMRADAVEIAHLAGTAAERVGTDEALDLALDVQALINQHLGRLGEAHALYTRLLDVRRRLGDISGQGRTLGNLGILLRHMGRLDEALHRLGEAGELLDEHGPAEAKPLVLACLADVHLQADRPEEGLRHAERSLALCAETDPTCAVYALVSIGQAHSQLGDLPSALTALSESITLCRTLHLPHDEWEALLCRSEVHVRAGEPDAAIADAERVLTLLSNHGDYYAQGAAHRQFARAFQLKGDELVAVEHASYAESLFASPGVRRNPLLERLLARERADTGESLV; from the coding sequence ATGGGCGAGCGCACCGACGATGCTCGTGCCTCGGCCGAATCGCTCGCGTTCGGCGTGCTTGGCCCGTTCACGGTACGGCGCGCGGGCAAGCGGGTGGTCCTGCCGAGCGGTCAGACCCCCCAGCTGCTCGCCGTCCTCGTACTCAACCAGGGCAGCCTCGTCAGCCACGAACTGCTCAGCGAGGTGCTGTGGGATGAGGACCCGCCTGCCAGCGCGCGCAAGCTCATCCAGGTCAGGCTCTCCCAGCTGCGCAGACTGCTCGGTGAGGGCGCCGAACTCGTCGGCGGGAGGCAGGGGTACCGGCTGGAGATCCCTTCGGCCGAGGTGGACCTGCACGAGTTCCGGAGGCTCGTCGCCGATGCGGAGCTGGTTCCGCCGGAAGCGGCCGAACCGTTGCTGCACAACGCGTTGCGGCTGTGGCGGGGCGTCGCGCTCGATGAATTGAGCGGCACCGTGAGGGGCGCGCGGATCGTGGCCGGGCTTGAGGAGGAACGGCTCGCCGCCGTCAGCGCGCACGCGGAGGCGGCGCTTGCGACCGGACGGTGCCCCGGCCTGGTGACCGACCTGGCCTCGATCGTCGCCGAATACCCGTTGCGGGAGCGGCTGCGGGCACACCTCATGCGCGCGCTGCACAGGGCGGGAAGGCAGGCGGAAGCGCTGGCCGCCTTCGAGGAGGGGCGGGTGCTGCTCGCGGAAGAACTCGGCCTCGATCCCGGCAAGGAACTGCGCGAGGCGCACGCCGAGATCCTCGAAGGCGACAGCGCGCTCGCCCACCCCGAGGTGGCGCGGCCCGCGACCGCCGGGGCGGTGCCTTCCGTGCCGAGACAGCTGCCCGGTGCCCCCGCTCACTTCGTCGGCAGGCAGGCAGAGTCGGCGGCGCTGATCTCCGCGGCCACCGGCGCGGGGGACGGGCCTGCCCTTGTCGCCGTGCACGGCCAGGGAGGGCAGGGGAAGTCGGCGCTCGTGCTGCACGTCGCCCAGCAGCTCGCCGACTCGTTTCCCGACGGCCAGCTCTACGTCGATCTGCTCGGCTCGACGCCGGGCGCGAGCCCGCTCGCGGCGGAGGACGTTCTGCGCAGGTTCCTCCGTTCCTTCGGGGTCCCGGCCCACGCCGTTCCCCAGGACCCCACCGAATCCTCGGCGATGTTCCGGTCGGCGATCGCGGGCAAGAAGGTATTGGTCGTGCTCGACAACGCGGTGGACAGCGCGCAGGTCGTCCCGCTGCTTCCCGCGGGGCCCGGTACGGCGGTGCTGGTCACCAGCAGGCGGATTCTCGCCACTCTCGACTCGCTGTCCGTCGCGCTGGAACCACTCGCGACGGCCGACGCCGTCGCCCTGTTCGCCAGTCACCTCGACCGTGCCCTCACTCAGCGGGAACGCGGGGCGGCCAAGCGGGTCGCCGAGGTGTGCGGGCACCTGCCGCTCGCCGTGCGCATCGCGGCGGCAAGGCTGCGCGGCAGGCCGGACTGGACCGTGACACACCTGCTCGACCGGCTGGCCGACCAGCGAAGACGGCTGGACGAGCTCGATTTCGACAACCTCGCGGTGCGGTCGAGCATGGAGCTGAGCTACCGCGATCTCGACGACGGAGCGGCCCGCGCGTTCCGGCTGCTGGGGTTGCTGCCGCTGCCGTACGTGAGTCTTCCGGTCGCGGCCGCGCTGCTCGGCCACGAGCCCGACACGGCGGACACTCTGCTGGAACCGCTGGTGAGCGCCCGGCTCATCGAGGTGGCGGCTCCGGGCAGGTACCGGTTGCACGACCTGGTGCGGTTGTTCGCGCTGGAGCGGGCGGAGCGGCACGAGTCGAAGGCCGAACGGGACACGGCCGTGAGCCGGGTACTCGATCACTACCAGGTCCGGCTCAACGAGGCGCACACGCGGCTCAGACCACACAACAGGTCGGCCGAGGACGGCGAGGCGCCACCGGATCACGACGACTCACCCGGTATCGCGGACTACGTGCGGTGGATCAGCGACGAGATCGACAACCTGGTCGCCGCGGCGCGCATGGCCGCGGGGGTGGCCGAACTGGCTCCGAGAGCGCTCTCGATCGCCCACCAGCTCCGGTTGTACCTGTGGGCACAGGAAATGCGCGCCGACGCCGTCGAGATCGCGCACCTCGCCGGAACGGCCGCCGAACGCGTCGGCACCGACGAGGCACTCGATCTGGCGCTGGACGTCCAGGCACTCATCAATCAGCACCTCGGCAGGCTCGGCGAGGCGCACGCGCTCTACACGAGGTTGCTCGACGTGCGCCGCCGGCTCGGCGACATCTCGGGGCAGGGCAGGACGCTCGGCAATCTCGGCATTCTGCTGCGGCACATGGGACGGCTCGACGAGGCCCTGCACCGGCTCGGCGAGGCGGGAGAACTGCTCGACGAGCACGGTCCGGCCGAGGCGAAACCCCTTGTGCTGGCGTGCCTCGCCGACGTCCACCTCCAGGCCGACCGGCCAGAGGAGGGATTGCGGCACGCGGAGCGAAGTCTCGCGCTGTGCGCCGAAACGGATCCGACGTGCGCGGTGTACGCGCTCGTGTCGATCGGTCAGGCGCACAGCCAGCTCGGCGACCTTCCCTCGGCGCTGACCGCGCTGAGCGAGAGCATCACCCTGTGCCGCACCCTGCACCTGCCGCACGACGAGTGGGAAGCGTTGTTGTGCCGGTCGGAGGTACACGTGCGGGCGGGTGAGCCGGACGCGGCGATAGCCGACGCCGAGCGGGTGCTGACCCTGCTCAGCAACCACGGTGACTATTACGCGCAGGGTGCCGCGCACCGGCAGTTCGCCCGCGCCTTTCAGCTCAAGGGTGACGAGCTGGTCGCCGTCGAGCACGCGAGCTACGCGGAGAGCTTGTTCGCCAGCCCCGGTGTCCGCCGCAACCCGCTGCTGGAGCGGTTGCTCGCACGGGAGCGGGCGGACACCGGAGAAAGCCTGGTCTGA
- a CDS encoding BTAD domain-containing putative transcriptional regulator has protein sequence MPVTEAVPGVGGALRDFRRRAGVTQRELAGLTDLSLAGLRDLEQGRVKAPRRSTVRKLAAALRLSPAEAELLTKGEPERDERRGENGLAVLGPLRATFGGKPLDLGSTRQQALLAVLALSANHPVSRSALVAAVWGPLAPAATEDSLPSRMSRLRRSLKGEPSATTGPVLIASRGGYRLSIDEERLDLLRFRRLCAEAELAGRRGDPSAACALFAESSALWRGEPLADLPVLSNHPAVTALAKERRAMVLRFATTAAAAGTPEAALPALRVAVTADCLHEKLHAALMIALLCSGQQSEALAVFTSVRDRLARELGTPPGPHLMAAHRRVLHHDLPSVTRTPLAAVRQLPADSSDFVGRTAELAALRHQLSRTGAGPGICAITGMAGTGKTRLALKLAHELVAEGRYAEQQLHVDLRGRSASPPEDPHAVLGMFLRSLGLSDDEIPHALTARAAKYRNLLRDRSAVVVLDNAADSRQIAPLLPDGNENLVLITSRRELTLPGGHHLGLGALTGEESRRLLTTMLSPAIVESDPASTTRLVELCGGSPLALALIGRRLRVRPAWRLADLLARLGTPEQRMAELALGGRSVKAALDLSYESLPRKDQRVLRLLARRSGAQFTAGTAAVFAGVGVPTAESVLDRLAAEHLLIRLPPGRFGVPKLVSDYVRLLPTPLPLGPLHGGASKDVVPAAAPRTLAGA, from the coding sequence GTGCCGGTGACCGAGGCGGTACCGGGAGTGGGTGGCGCCCTGCGGGATTTCCGGCGCCGGGCGGGGGTGACTCAGCGGGAACTGGCCGGGCTGACGGACCTGAGTCTCGCCGGTCTCCGCGACCTCGAACAGGGAAGGGTCAAGGCGCCGAGGCGGAGCACGGTCCGCAAGCTGGCAGCCGCGCTGCGGCTCTCCCCCGCCGAGGCGGAGCTGCTGACGAAAGGCGAACCGGAACGGGACGAACGGCGAGGCGAGAACGGGCTAGCCGTGCTCGGGCCGCTGCGGGCGACGTTCGGCGGCAAGCCGCTCGACCTCGGCTCCACCAGGCAGCAAGCCCTGCTCGCGGTGCTCGCCCTTTCGGCAAACCACCCGGTGAGCAGAAGCGCGCTCGTGGCCGCCGTGTGGGGCCCGCTGGCTCCGGCCGCGACGGAGGACTCGCTGCCCTCGCGCATGTCGCGCTTGCGGCGCAGCCTCAAGGGTGAGCCCAGCGCGACGACGGGCCCGGTCCTGATCGCCTCTCGCGGTGGCTACCGGCTTTCCATCGACGAGGAGCGACTGGACCTGCTGCGATTCCGGAGGTTGTGCGCGGAAGCCGAGCTGGCGGGACGGCGCGGCGACCCCTCCGCAGCGTGCGCGCTGTTCGCCGAGTCCTCGGCGTTGTGGCGCGGCGAACCACTCGCCGACCTGCCGGTACTGAGCAACCACCCCGCCGTCACCGCGCTCGCGAAGGAACGGCGGGCCATGGTGCTGCGCTTCGCCACCACCGCCGCTGCCGCCGGAACACCCGAGGCCGCCCTTCCCGCGCTGCGGGTCGCCGTCACGGCCGATTGCCTGCACGAGAAGCTGCACGCGGCGTTGATGATCGCGCTGCTGTGCAGCGGTCAGCAGAGCGAGGCACTCGCCGTGTTCACCAGCGTCCGGGACCGGCTCGCGAGGGAACTGGGCACACCACCGGGACCCCACCTGATGGCCGCGCACCGCAGGGTGTTGCATCACGACCTGCCTTCGGTCACCAGAACACCGCTGGCCGCCGTCCGCCAGCTCCCCGCCGACAGCTCCGACTTCGTGGGAAGAACCGCCGAGCTCGCCGCGCTGCGCCACCAGCTGTCCCGCACGGGCGCCGGACCGGGGATCTGCGCGATCACCGGGATGGCCGGGACGGGCAAAACCCGCCTCGCGCTGAAACTGGCACACGAACTGGTGGCGGAGGGCCGCTACGCCGAGCAACAACTCCACGTGGACCTCAGGGGCAGGTCGGCGAGTCCGCCAGAGGACCCGCACGCGGTGCTGGGCATGTTCCTGCGTTCACTCGGGCTGAGCGACGACGAGATCCCGCACGCCCTCACCGCCCGCGCGGCCAAGTACCGGAACCTGCTGCGTGACCGCTCCGCCGTCGTGGTGCTCGACAACGCGGCCGACAGCCGGCAGATCGCGCCACTGCTTCCCGATGGCAACGAAAACCTGGTGCTCATCACCAGCAGGAGGGAACTGACCCTGCCCGGCGGCCACCACCTCGGCCTCGGCGCCCTCACCGGAGAGGAGTCGCGGCGACTGCTCACCACGATGCTGTCTCCCGCCATCGTGGAGAGCGACCCCGCCTCCACCACCCGGCTCGTGGAGTTGTGCGGCGGATCGCCGCTCGCGCTGGCGCTGATCGGGCGCAGGCTCCGGGTCAGACCGGCCTGGCGGCTCGCGGATCTCCTCGCCAGGCTGGGCACCCCCGAACAGCGGATGGCCGAACTCGCGCTCGGTGGCCGCTCGGTGAAGGCGGCGCTCGATCTGTCGTACGAGTCACTGCCCCGGAAGGACCAACGCGTTCTCCGGCTGCTGGCCCGCAGGAGCGGAGCACAGTTCACGGCTGGAACGGCCGCGGTGTTCGCCGGTGTCGGCGTGCCGACCGCCGAGTCGGTACTCGACCGCCTCGCCGCCGAGCATCTGCTCATCCGGTTGCCACCGGGCCGGTTCGGCGTGCCGAAGCTGGTCAGCGACTACGTGCGCTTGCTGCCGACGCCGTTACCGCTCGGCCCGCTCCACGGCGGCGCGAGCAAGGACGTCGTGCCGGCGGCGGCACCGCGCACGCTCGCCGGGGCGTGA
- a CDS encoding NUDIX hydrolase, producing MPADSAPRVIDKVAWIHIEDGRILAARSRGKDLFYLPGGKREQGESDVDTLVREVAEELSVTITPASATTAGVFEAPADGKSDGVLVRMSCYTARYHGTLAAGGEIAELAWLGIADRDRISAATRIVFDRLHAEGVLG from the coding sequence ATGCCAGCCGATTCCGCACCGAGAGTGATCGACAAGGTCGCGTGGATCCACATCGAGGACGGCCGGATCCTCGCGGCGCGCTCGCGGGGAAAGGACCTGTTCTATCTGCCCGGCGGCAAACGCGAGCAGGGAGAAAGCGACGTCGACACCCTCGTCAGGGAGGTCGCCGAAGAGCTGTCCGTCACGATCACACCGGCGAGCGCCACTACCGCCGGCGTCTTCGAGGCACCCGCCGACGGCAAAAGCGACGGCGTGCTGGTGCGGATGTCCTGCTACACCGCCAGGTATCACGGAACACTCGCGGCGGGCGGGGAAATCGCGGAGCTGGCGTGGCTCGGAATCGCCGACCGCGACCGGATCTCGGCCGCCACCAGGATCGTCTTCGACCGGTTGCACGCCGAAGGCGTGCTCGGCTGA
- a CDS encoding NAD(P)-dependent oxidoreductase, with protein MTTTARTPVTVLGLGEMGTALATAFLDGGHPTTVWNRTRDRTGPLVAKGARAAATVAEAVAASPLIVVNVKGNDVARELLESAGEAITGRAVLNLTDGTSAEARSLAGWAADHDVEYLHGQLMTIAPGIGHPGTTVFLGGSPALAERLAPELALLGGKTGLVSEDPGVPVLYGMAVHGTMWGALNGFLHAAAILTSEGLAVERFLDHAGPSVTAMLSQFPSIAGEVDRADYAAEYGALRHHLPSVSDLVAESRDHGVATALADHTLELVSTAVAEGHDGDNYSRIVESFRRTR; from the coding sequence ATGACGACCACGGCACGCACTCCGGTGACGGTCCTCGGCCTCGGTGAAATGGGCACAGCGCTGGCCACGGCGTTCCTCGACGGCGGCCACCCCACGACGGTGTGGAACCGCACGAGGGACAGAACCGGCCCGCTCGTGGCGAAAGGGGCGCGTGCCGCTGCCACGGTCGCCGAGGCCGTGGCAGCGAGTCCGTTGATCGTCGTCAACGTCAAGGGCAACGACGTCGCGCGCGAGTTGCTGGAATCGGCAGGCGAGGCCATCACGGGCCGCGCGGTACTCAACCTGACCGACGGCACCTCGGCCGAGGCACGTTCCCTCGCGGGCTGGGCAGCCGACCACGACGTCGAGTACCTGCACGGGCAGCTCATGACCATCGCGCCGGGGATCGGTCATCCCGGCACGACCGTGTTCCTCGGCGGCTCGCCTGCCCTCGCCGAGCGGCTGGCGCCCGAGCTGGCGCTGCTCGGCGGGAAGACGGGCCTCGTGTCGGAGGATCCCGGAGTGCCCGTGCTGTACGGGATGGCCGTGCACGGCACCATGTGGGGCGCGCTCAACGGGTTCCTGCACGCGGCGGCGATCCTCACCAGCGAGGGCCTTGCCGTTGAGCGGTTCCTCGACCACGCGGGTCCCTCGGTGACCGCGATGCTGTCGCAGTTCCCGTCGATCGCGGGAGAGGTGGATCGGGCCGACTACGCCGCCGAGTACGGCGCGCTGCGGCACCACCTTCCGTCCGTTTCGGACCTCGTCGCCGAGAGCAGGGACCACGGTGTCGCCACGGCGCTGGCCGACCACACCCTCGAACTGGTGAGCACGGCCGTCGCCGAGGGCCACGACGGCGACAACTACTCGCGGATCGTGGAGTCCTTTCGCCGAACCCGCTGA
- a CDS encoding LysR family transcriptional regulator, which yields MELSLQRLRMLRELHRRGTVTAAATALHYTVSAVSQQLAQLERDVGAKLFERLGRRVQLTDLGMLLTEHAEDILGSVERATLALEEAQDAVAARLTAGVWASVASGLLPSALTSLAAEHPGIQVRTKELAPEDTAGAVRDGSLDFSFVIDYSDYPMPWDPALTRVVIAVERLHAAVPTGTVPGGTIPLTVLAEHPWILAGPRSHFGRAVRIACQRNGFEPKINHEVGEQATALAMVAAGLGVTLVSDLGLTLRPSGVDILSVTEPVMRTVSIAHRAAAARRPSLQFVIEAVRAAAAEKGLGASSALP from the coding sequence ATGGAGCTTTCGTTGCAGCGCTTGCGGATGCTTCGGGAGTTGCATCGCAGGGGCACGGTCACCGCCGCCGCCACCGCGTTGCACTACACCGTTTCTGCCGTGTCCCAGCAGCTCGCTCAACTTGAACGGGATGTGGGGGCGAAACTGTTCGAACGACTCGGCCGCCGAGTCCAGCTCACCGACCTGGGGATGCTGCTCACCGAACACGCCGAGGACATCCTCGGTTCGGTCGAGCGGGCGACGCTGGCGCTGGAGGAGGCGCAGGACGCGGTGGCCGCGCGGCTGACGGCGGGGGTGTGGGCCTCGGTGGCGTCGGGTTTACTGCCTTCGGCGCTGACGTCGCTGGCCGCCGAGCACCCCGGCATCCAGGTCAGGACCAAGGAACTGGCCCCGGAGGACACCGCGGGCGCGGTCAGGGACGGGAGTCTCGACTTCTCCTTCGTCATCGACTACTCGGATTACCCCATGCCGTGGGACCCGGCGCTGACGAGGGTCGTGATCGCGGTGGAGCGCCTGCACGCCGCCGTGCCGACGGGGACCGTCCCCGGCGGCACCATCCCGCTGACGGTGCTGGCCGAACACCCGTGGATCCTGGCTGGACCCCGTTCGCATTTCGGCCGCGCGGTCCGGATCGCCTGTCAGCGCAATGGTTTCGAGCCGAAAATCAACCACGAGGTCGGTGAGCAGGCCACCGCGCTCGCGATGGTCGCCGCCGGTCTCGGGGTCACGCTCGTGTCCGATCTCGGGTTGACGCTGAGGCCATCGGGTGTGGACATCCTGAGTGTCACCGAACCGGTCATGCGCACGGTGTCCATCGCCCACAGGGCAGCGGCGGCGCGGCGGCCGTCGCTGCAATTCGTCATCGAGGCGGTGCGGGCCGCCGCCGCCGAGAAAGGGCTCGGCGCGTCGTCGGCGTTACCGTGA
- a CDS encoding Glu/Leu/Phe/Val dehydrogenase dimerization domain-containing protein has product MTTMHDPVGLPDGVGERPVVGHDQADPNGREPLLRLTWTDPVTGAHGYLVVHTLVSGLATGGTRMRAGCTITEVEDLARGMAAKTATFNLPVGGAKGGIDFDPKDPRAVGVLERFCQAMRPWLDDHWVTAEDLGVPQHLIDDVFARLGLQQSYHAAISRSTHPERTLRRVRAGLNAPVPGGLLLGDVVGGYGVAQSCLGAASAWGWETSGTTVAIQGIGTMGGGAAWYLHEAGMRVVAVADAAGTLYHPDGLDVPALLELRDAYGEIDRTRVPAEVQRLPRSAVVATEADILVPAAISYALTEDNVGDVAAKVVVEAANAATTPEAEDMLTRRGIPVIPDFVANAGAAAWAWWLLLGQVGGDPADSFLRLRTEMQSKVALLLAEWNASGVAPRRTGWNLVAANQQAADEVAGTEAAAVYIP; this is encoded by the coding sequence GTGACCACGATGCACGACCCGGTCGGGCTTCCGGACGGCGTGGGCGAGCGCCCGGTCGTCGGGCACGATCAGGCCGACCCCAACGGCCGCGAGCCATTGCTGCGGTTGACCTGGACCGACCCGGTCACCGGCGCCCACGGGTATCTCGTCGTGCACACGCTGGTGTCAGGGCTGGCCACCGGAGGCACCCGCATGCGAGCGGGCTGCACGATCACCGAAGTCGAGGACCTCGCCAGGGGAATGGCCGCCAAGACGGCGACGTTCAACCTTCCCGTCGGTGGCGCGAAGGGCGGTATCGACTTCGACCCGAAGGATCCACGGGCCGTCGGCGTGCTCGAACGGTTCTGCCAGGCGATGCGGCCATGGCTGGACGACCACTGGGTGACCGCCGAAGACCTCGGAGTCCCGCAGCACCTCATCGACGACGTGTTCGCCAGGCTGGGCCTACAGCAGTCGTATCACGCGGCGATCAGCCGCTCGACGCATCCCGAGCGCACGTTGCGCAGGGTGCGGGCGGGGCTCAACGCCCCGGTGCCGGGCGGGTTGTTGCTCGGCGACGTCGTCGGCGGCTACGGGGTGGCGCAGTCATGCCTCGGCGCGGCCAGCGCGTGGGGCTGGGAGACCTCCGGCACCACGGTCGCCATCCAGGGCATCGGGACGATGGGCGGCGGCGCGGCCTGGTACCTGCACGAGGCCGGTATGCGCGTCGTCGCCGTCGCCGACGCGGCCGGAACGCTCTACCACCCGGACGGGCTCGACGTTCCCGCGCTGCTCGAACTCAGGGACGCCTACGGCGAGATCGACCGGACGCGGGTTCCCGCCGAGGTGCAGCGGCTGCCGAGGTCGGCCGTTGTGGCGACGGAAGCCGACATCCTCGTGCCCGCGGCCATCTCCTACGCGCTGACCGAGGACAACGTCGGCGACGTCGCGGCAAAGGTCGTCGTCGAGGCCGCCAACGCGGCGACGACGCCCGAAGCCGAGGACATGCTCACCCGGCGGGGAATCCCGGTGATTCCCGACTTCGTCGCCAACGCGGGAGCCGCGGCGTGGGCATGGTGGTTGCTGCTGGGGCAGGTCGGTGGAGACCCCGCCGATTCGTTCCTCCGGCTGCGCACCGAGATGCAGTCGAAGGTCGCGCTGCTGCTCGCGGAGTGGAACGCGTCAGGGGTGGCGCCGAGGCGGACCGGGTGGAACCTGGTCGCGGCCAACCAGCAGGCCGCCGACGAGGTCGCCGGCACCGAAGCGGCGGCGGTCTACATCCCCTGA